The following are encoded in a window of Pontiella desulfatans genomic DNA:
- a CDS encoding helix-turn-helix domain-containing protein, producing the protein MCMNSVVLLYFLIMRPKLKITSSTYTREDLLDHIDDAHFQKNWKAKRRYQVILHALSGKYTTDEIAEEVGCSRASVTNWVKRWREGGTWALEKNNYRPTRQPALTEEMVVDLVEHLTAGLISGGKGHESIQVWLKERYDLDLAITAVDYWYSKIWDRFCKGELQDCDASPKNPHEVDLGLRQRLEDREKKRAERDRRRRQLGLVACA; encoded by the coding sequence ATGTGCATGAATTCGGTCGTTCTGCTATACTTCCTCATTATGAGACCGAAACTTAAAATCACCTCCAGCACCTACACCCGTGAAGACCTTCTTGATCATATAGACGATGCTCATTTCCAGAAAAACTGGAAGGCGAAGCGTCGGTACCAGGTCATCCTTCATGCCTTGTCAGGAAAGTACACTACCGATGAAATCGCTGAGGAGGTCGGTTGCAGCCGGGCCAGTGTGACGAACTGGGTGAAGCGCTGGCGGGAGGGTGGTACTTGGGCATTGGAGAAAAACAACTACAGGCCTACCCGCCAACCTGCACTTACCGAGGAAATGGTAGTCGATTTAGTCGAGCATCTGACAGCGGGCCTGATAAGCGGGGGTAAAGGACATGAAAGCATACAGGTCTGGCTGAAGGAAAGGTATGATCTGGATCTGGCGATTACGGCGGTGGACTACTGGTATTCAAAAATCTGGGATCGGTTCTGTAAGGGGGAGTTGCAAGACTGCGATGCTTCTCCAAAAAATCCCCACGAGGTCGATCTCGGGCTTCGGCAGAGGTTGGAGGATCGGGAAAAGAAGAGAGCAGAGCGGGATAGAAGGCGTAGGCAGCTAGGTCTAGTAGCTTGTGCTTAA
- a CDS encoding type IV toxin-antitoxin system AbiEi family antitoxin domain-containing protein, translated as MKAGTRQIFEVHGGQLRMHAALAGGISRTQLYSLRDRGDIELVSRGVYRLSDLPALGNPDLVTVSLR; from the coding sequence ATGAAGGCAGGCACCAGGCAGATATTTGAGGTGCATGGCGGGCAGTTGCGCATGCATGCAGCGCTTGCGGGGGGCATAAGCCGGACGCAGCTCTATTCCCTGCGGGACCGCGGGGATATTGAGCTGGTATCACGTGGTGTCTACCGGTTGTCTGATCTCCCGGCGCTGGGCAACCCCGATTTGGTAACTGTGTCCCTGCGCTAA
- a CDS encoding type IV toxin-antitoxin system AbiEi family antitoxin domain-containing protein — protein sequence MVYLISALSFHEITTQIPFEVSVAVPRNTTLPRLDYPPFDAHWFAGAAYDSGIETHVVDGVRVQVYSPEKTLADCFRFQSKLGTEAVSRITVLIGSLYSSFVSR from the coding sequence GTGGTTTACCTGATCTCCGCTCTCTCTTTTCATGAAATAACCACACAGATCCCGTTCGAAGTCTCTGTGGCGGTACCGCGCAACACGACCCTGCCCAGGCTCGATTATCCGCCGTTTGATGCCCACTGGTTTGCCGGAGCTGCTTATGATTCCGGAATCGAAACGCATGTTGTCGATGGCGTCCGGGTTCAAGTCTACTCCCCGGAAAAGACGCTGGCCGATTGTTTCAGGTTTCAGAGCAAGCTGGGAACCGAGGCGGTGAGCCGAATAACAGTATTAATCGGCTCATTATATTCTTCCTTTGTGAGCCGATAA
- a CDS encoding Fic family protein has translation MKYIWQQDNWPEFQYDLTGIQEKMIRFTEKTGRVDGLLSALPESLRMDAVIELMVAEAVKSSEIEGEMLSRPDVMSSIKNNLGIPSRPRHVSDSRARGIAELMVYVRDDFAHALSRKMLFTWHSMLMEDNAYVKSGAWRSHSEPMLIVSGTVGSEQVHYEAPPSPQIPGEMKRFVEWFNATAPGAQYEICYAPVRSALAHLYFESIHPFEDGNGRIGRALSEKVLSQGLGRPVVMSLSRSIDEDRQGYYDALKLAQQAGRVTEWLEWFVNMLMNAQTQAETEIEFTLKKTRLFDRVEGELNARQLKAVRRMLAEGPAGFEGGMTAKKYMAITKATKPTATRDLQDLVAKTVLIPEGSGRSTHYQVNI, from the coding sequence ATGAAATATATCTGGCAGCAGGATAATTGGCCTGAATTCCAATACGATTTGACAGGAATTCAGGAGAAAATGATCCGTTTTACCGAAAAAACGGGCCGGGTTGACGGTTTGTTGTCCGCCCTTCCTGAATCACTCCGGATGGATGCCGTCATTGAGTTGATGGTTGCCGAGGCTGTAAAAAGTTCTGAGATCGAGGGCGAAATGCTTAGTCGTCCTGACGTGATGTCCTCGATTAAGAATAATCTCGGTATACCTTCGAGGCCCAGGCATGTGAGTGACTCCCGAGCAAGGGGAATTGCGGAGTTGATGGTTTATGTCAGGGACGATTTCGCCCATGCTTTAAGCCGGAAAATGTTGTTCACATGGCACTCGATGCTCATGGAGGATAACGCTTATGTGAAGTCGGGGGCATGGCGCTCGCATTCAGAGCCCATGTTGATTGTATCGGGTACAGTCGGCAGCGAGCAGGTTCACTACGAAGCCCCGCCATCGCCGCAGATTCCCGGGGAAATGAAACGCTTTGTCGAATGGTTTAATGCTACGGCACCGGGGGCGCAGTATGAAATTTGTTATGCGCCCGTTCGTTCTGCTTTGGCTCATCTCTACTTCGAGTCCATTCATCCGTTTGAGGACGGTAATGGGCGAATCGGCCGGGCCCTTTCCGAAAAGGTTCTGTCCCAGGGATTGGGCAGGCCGGTGGTTATGAGTCTGTCGCGTTCCATTGATGAGGACCGGCAGGGCTATTACGACGCCTTAAAACTGGCTCAACAGGCCGGTAGAGTAACGGAGTGGCTCGAGTGGTTTGTGAACATGCTGATGAATGCTCAAACGCAGGCGGAGACCGAAATTGAATTCACCCTGAAGAAAACCAGGTTGTTTGACCGCGTTGAAGGTGAGCTCAACGCTCGGCAGTTGAAGGCTGTTCGCCGTATGCTCGCTGAGGGGCCTGCTGGGTTCGAGGGCGGTATGACGGCAAAAAAATACATGGCGATTACGAAAGCAACCAAGCCCACAGCTACCCGCGATCTGCAGGATCTTGTTGCCAAAACAGTGTTAATTCCTGAGGGAAGCGGGCGCAGTACGCATTACCAGGTAAATATCTGA